ACGGCCCTGCACGGGCTCCGCGTCAGGACCCAAGCACAGCTCTCACAAGCAGGAAACAGAGGCCCGGCGCGATCGCCTGATTAATAAACAACGcactgttattgttgctgttaaTATTGCGGTATAATTACGTATGTTGCCCTTTAACTCGGCACGATATAACATGTCCGTTTCACTGTAACACTAGGAAAATATTGACTGCATTAAATGGAATGACATTATCTTGTTTCACGTTTCACGTTGTAAACATAGGCCATACGATTAGATAAGACGTACGTTCAACGATAATGAAATTTTAACCTTGACTTGAACaactattttaatttaatttcgtatatgatgaatatatatatatatatatatatatatatatatatatatatatatatatatatatatatatatatatatatattcattgtCAATGAAACTGGTAATAAAGAAGCACATTTTAGATGTGACTAAAGAGGATAACAATAACAAACAGGCGGTTGTCTGTACAGCTTCACCTTGGGTCCGGATGTTTTTATGACAAAGGAGTCTGTTTTGATGAAACACTGGGGGCTGTGATTGGCCCTGTTTGTTAAACATCACAAATAAGGGGGTGGTGCGACCTCAAACATTACAGTGGAGGATTGGCTTCTTTGtgataaatgctaaaattaaccATTTGCCCCCTCACTAAAAGGCATTTTTATGAAGTATGTATGAGGGGCGTGGCTTTCCGTGTTGTTTACCCCCATTGATTGGTCGCATTTGAAGTTGTGGTTGAATATTGCTTACAGTTACGGGTGTGGCTTGGACCTTTACGACTGTCCCATCGCTGACTGGAGTGACAGAAATATCGGAATGAATAGATTTCATCCGCCACCACCACCCACTCCTTCCTCTTTGTGTCCTTTCAACTGCGCATGTCCTCTTTCAGCCATGTCATAACCGATTGAAGCAGTATGTAACGCAATAATTCACACTTGTATTGATAGATTATTACAAATATAACGCAGTAGAGACCATCCGATCTGCGCCCTGTCATTATTTCAGGTTCTAGTATTAAACTACTATAGTAACGACGCTGTCGCTGCCGTCAGTGTCCAGCAGAGGGCGTCGATGCATCATTTAATGACCGCCACCAACTCCACTTTAAAGGGGCGAGTGATCacgattaaaaaagaaaaatgacttcAGATTTACAATTTGTTCATCTCTTTTCTCTGAATGGCCATGCTCGTTGTGGGTTGTTGCTCTTCCTCCAAAGAGCGATTTTGTCAATGCGCATTATAAATTATCAGTGCACCttgaaatatttaaaggtgcaatatgtaatatttttacagtaaaatatcaaaaaaacactaggccagtgttatatattaaGTTCatttgagtacttacaatatcccagatgtttccaactatttgtaaatcgtgagaaaattataattttaaccaaggctctgggacatgtgaggagtcgcctgtcaattgcgtcatacccgcgttaccctcgatttccggttttattttgtagaaaccatggaaacaccaaagacacgttaatatattacacgttttaataaacaagggaacaactgttttgatatatttatagacagaaaacgaattattgttatatagctcaacatgttagtcttcttgtttaaataaattttctcgattttttgcgagtatgctttaccatgcctcagagaaaaacagtattttgtcaaatagctaacatagcataatcagatgcaactttatttttagtaacagtaataaagcattttctccatcatacaaaatgttttaaaatgaattgcatgtcatttatcatCACAAGACATcctgcatttaatatgatattctaaaatcgatctatcttactgcagtgtgaaacatctcacagcagccgccgagcgaactcacagagtaatgttataacataattttcaacacactcaaatgtatctattatgataaacagagctgcgttacctcatacttaTGACCgggaaagcggaagcagcgccggcgactgtggcataataaaagtcccgctgctcgtgaggcatgTGTTGCGCAAACTcactcctgctctgcttcatactacagtaacattaataatcacatccatgaacatgattttttccagattccaatccctattcttttgcaccgtctgttgaggtgaagaccacatgtcccaagattctgcgctCAAACTTGCCATCATCAAACTAcgactttgttttgaataggcttctagcgacctctagcggacaaaattattacatattatacCTTTAATAGACAATTATAACATAAAATCGTTATTAATtctaacattttaaattacacTGCTTTTTAATCATATATGTTCTAATTATATCACAGAACTAGCTAATCTTTTTACATGTACTTAATAATAATGTGATAACAGTAGCCTAAATGTATATTTACAAGCAACTATATTTATACAATGCTGtaacatgttgttaattaatatcaCTCAGTTCTTAAGTGTATAATTAATTACAATGCATCAAGGACTCCTTAAAAaagttttggtaacactttattttacagtgccgtagatacacgttactacatgtacttactactgtaataacagtaaatgatgcataattacaagtaactaaccctaaaccaaaccctaactctaactctatagtaagtacatgtagttaattaatagtacagtactaatttgagtaattacaatgtaactacggcactgtaaaataaagtgcaacctccttttttttttactaagtaCACAACAGTTAGAATCAGTTCTGTTCACataaagaaaaataagaattgagtagtaaataaatgacattactttgattaattacaatgtaactacggcactgtaaaataaagtgtaacctccTTTTTTTTTACTAAGTACACAACAGTTAGAATCAGTTCTGTTcacataaagaaaaataaagaattgagtagtaaataaatgacattacttTGATTAATTAAGCAAGGCCTGTTTCGcgtttttagaaaatgtatacTTAATAGTTAAGGACATCATATTTCAAAAGGAAAAACGATATATTTCAGTAACCAATCTGCAGTGGTATCACCCAATAATATCACACCCCCTAAAATGCCACTTATCCGCGTTTCCTGGTTTCCATGGTAGCACCAACATTCTTTACGACAGCGTACTGCCGTATTTTGACTGGCCGGTGTCGTACGTTTTTGCAGAATCACCATGGCGTCTGTGTTGAAAGAGACTGCGGGGTTGTATGAAACGTTGAAAACCGAGTGGAATAAAAAGAGTCCAAATCTTAATAAATGCGGCGAGATCCTGAGCAAGTTAAAGGTACGCTCGATGATATGTAACAGTAATATTGCTCTTAAATTGCAGAAATGAGCTGTGGTTGTGGTGTGCTGAGCAGTTAGCGCTAGTGCTGCTATCTAGAACTATGCAGTCCGGTTGATTCCCGTTTACCAACGAACACATTATgtgttttactttatttatgtCATAAAGTATAGGTGAAATTTTTGTGAGTTGTGTGGCTTTGGGTTTGTTCGTCGCCAAAGTAGCAAGTTAGCTAGCAGACAGCGAATTCATACAGTAGTGACACAAAACGAGTGTGTGTGAACTGACTATTCATTtatataaagtgtttttttttaaattatatttacaaacCTTTTTATTTAACATGTTGATTAATGAAGAAAGTCCTTCGCTCAtgaatttaacgattttttgaTTGTCATTGTTTCTATATCCTAtagtaatatttcatattttttaaaatctgtcATGTAGactttacatttaattaatttatttatttttgtagatATCCCTGTTGGAACTGAACTTTTTACCAACTACTGGGACCAAACTAACCAAACAGCAGCTTATTCTTGCTAGTGAGTATCTATGAAGGTTTGACAGCAATTGAATCTGTTGTTTTTAGCTGAAATTAGTTgctttaattaattattattaatatatatattttttttcataggaGATGTTTTGGAGATTGGAGCACTATGGAGCATCCTGAAGAAAGACATCCCCTCCTTTGAACGCTACATGGCTCAGCTTAAGTGTTATTACTTTGATTACAAGTAATGACATTTTGTGGTCTTAAATCTAATCGCTTACTATcacttattatttatttaaagggttcacccaaaaatgaaaattctgtcatgaatcacttaccctcatgtcgttccaaacccattagACTTATGTTtatcttcagaatacaaattaagatatttttgatgaaatgagatatttctgtccctccatagacagctacacaactgatactacaaaaagttcataaagaaattgtaaaactaatccatatgaattgagcagttgggtccaaattttctgaagaggcaCGATCGCTTGATATGATTAttaacagattgaatttagccttttgttcacatataaacatttgaTTAGTGAACATCAAAAAAAGCCCAACAGAATTTGCTAGACacacgagaacaaacctcttgtgGAAGCACATGAGCGTTTCTCGAGTGTAAAGCAAACATGCTTGTGCTTCCTTTTACCAcgactgatgtgtgagttgatgaatgtttatatgtgaataaaagcttaaGTTAAATCTATTcctcatataaagtgattgagtctcttcagaaaatttggactaaaccactcaattcatatggatttgttttacaatctctttatgaacgttTTGAAGCGTTAATGTgtcagttgtgtagctgtctattAAAGGATTTGGAtttcttggatttcatcaaaaagatcatcatttgtgttctgaagatgaactaaagtcttatgggtttggaacaaaatgagggtgagtaattaatgtcacaattttcatttttggttgaagtGTTAGGGATCTGTATTTCTTTCAAGAATAGATTGGCATTCTGAACATAGTTTAGGTACAATTCATTGTTTTGCTGGCTTTCTGTttgcttctgttacactttcCTCTCTTCTTAATTGTCACAGGGATGAGTTGCCCGAGTCGGCCTACAGGCACCAGTTACTGGGTCTCAACTTGCTCTTCCTGCTCTCTCAGAACAGAGTGTCTGAGTTCCACACAGAGCTGGAAAGATTGAGCGCAAAAGACATCCAGACCAATGTCTACATCAGACACCCAGTTTCATTAGAGCAGGTGTGGGACACTTTTTACTCATTACTATATTGAATGCATTCAACGATGTCTGCTTTGTTTGTTTCCTACCTTTTTGCTGCTTCCTTACAGTATCTGATGGAGGGCAGTTACAACAAGGTCTTCCTTGCCAAAGGAAACATCCCTGCTGAGAGCTACACCTTCTTCATTGACATTCTTCTTGATACCATTAGGTAGGTTTATTCATAGTCTTAATACCTAATTAAATGTAGGTGATGAACCATGTTTTGGATCATTTGGTCTTTATTGTAtgatcatttaaatattttgtgttttgtttttagagATGAGATTGCAGGTTGTATAGAGAAAGCATATGAACAGATTCAATTCAACGAGGCCACACGGGTGCTTTTCTTTTCCTCTCCTAAAAAGATGACAGAGTATGCAAAGAAAGTAAGTGTTCATGAATTTTGTGCTGTTGGAGGATTAATTATAATTCAAATATGCCTATTGTATTTGTGTTGTCACTCTTTTTTTGCTTGGAattgtatataataaaaattataaaataggCCCATATAATTTACTTGTGAAAATGCTgtgaaaattattaatatttaacattcaataattatttgtaatataatataatacattaaaacCACAAACCCTTATTTTGTGTGAAGGAAAACCTATCTTTGTGTACTTTATAACAGTTTATTTCATATTCTTTATTCTTTACTGCCTAGCAGATTATGACTCCCCTATCACGCATTTGATGGCATTTCTTTAAGTGCATTAATGTCAATTTTTTCTGGGCAAAATGTGAAATTTAACTGCACAATTCTTCTCCAATAATTGCGATTAGATCAAATAGCCATGGTCAGATGATTAATCAATAATCGCACACACTATTGTTTTATCTCAATGTTATTTAATGAAAAGGTATTAAtatgttcatgttttgtttttttgctctgCAGAGAGGATGGACCCAGAGTCCTGATGGATACTACTCATTCAGTACCCAGCACCAAAAGACAGAGGAAGTGAACATCCCCTCCACAGAACTGGCCCAACAAGTCATCGAGTATGCAAGGCAGCTGGAAATGATTGTGTAGTGTGGATCTAGCATCATTTAGACACATGTATACATAAAGGTTCACATTTATCCAAATAAAACCATTGTACAGTGGCCATATATCTGTACTCAGTTCAGAGACCAGATGACACAGCCACAAATAATGGCTCTGAGAGGATGAGACCAGAACTTGACCTACACTTTATCAATATCTACCTGTATCAGGGTCTCTCTGTGTGATTGTCTGTTGGGTGTGTCATCTGTTTTCAGGAACCCTCTTGCATTTATGATCTAATGACTGGGGTctcaaaaggttttttttttttttttttttttggaaataaaCATTCaatctctcttattttgaatATTCACATGTTGTTCCTCTCAGAAAGGTTTGATGATTTTTATCAATAGTGTGTTTGTGAAGAAAAGTGGGTCTGGCTGGCATGCCTGAGAAGGATGTTGTCAGCAGCGGCTAAACTTCAGTGCTTATTCATTGTTGCCCTAGTAGTGTTCATTGAATTATTATACTCTTGCCCTTGCCTTGTATCCTAGCAACAACGTGATGATTGCGGTTAAAAGTTTGCAGATGTTTTTTAATTGATAATGCCAATCCCGCCGCTAAATTATCACGAGGCATTGACAATTctgataaataaaatgtttgtttttttgtgactCTTTTATAAAAAGACGTATGAAACACTGTATGAGTATGTTATCATTTATATTGTGCTAGTTAGATGCAGAAACTGTATTTGTctcgtatttatttttattctgaggtAAGTAGGTCTGTCCTctaaatcaaaaatatattgtCTGAACAATCATCGAAGGAAGTCACAGTTTGTAATGGATGCTGAAGGGTGTAGTTTGGTTTATGTTCAAGCTAGACAAGCAACATTAAGATGCACATTTACACACGTTGAGGCCGGTCAGCATTCAGACATTGCAGTACATATGCCAGGGCTTTTCAGGATGTACTTAAGTTTCATTCTCTGATTTCACAGTTGCATTCTGTTTTGATTTGGGCTTGGTAAATGctcagggtgtgtgtgtgttttttttttaagactttGAGGACTATGGTGAAGCATAGTTGAGTATTATTATTGGCTCAGTCATTAGGTGGTTCTC
The nucleotide sequence above comes from Chanodichthys erythropterus isolate Z2021 chromosome 7, ASM2448905v1, whole genome shotgun sequence. Encoded proteins:
- the psmd8 gene encoding 26S proteasome non-ATPase regulatory subunit 8, yielding MASVLKETAGLYETLKTEWNKKSPNLNKCGEILSKLKISLLELNFLPTTGTKLTKQQLILARDVLEIGALWSILKKDIPSFERYMAQLKCYYFDYKDELPESAYRHQLLGLNLLFLLSQNRVSEFHTELERLSAKDIQTNVYIRHPVSLEQYLMEGSYNKVFLAKGNIPAESYTFFIDILLDTIRDEIAGCIEKAYEQIQFNEATRVLFFSSPKKMTEYAKKRGWTQSPDGYYSFSTQHQKTEEVNIPSTELAQQVIEYARQLEMIV